A genomic segment from Aegilops tauschii subsp. strangulata cultivar AL8/78 chromosome 1, Aet v6.0, whole genome shotgun sequence encodes:
- the LOC109764125 gene encoding serotonin N-acetyltransferase 1, chloroplastic, which produces MVAAFAVTPSSSICGVCIPTACRPEARGVVPAPRFFHSRNQANRRSATAWSLKAGLWDSLKSGFLKTSNSTETVEPLSTALEEEEIVPEELVLLERTLPDGSTEQILFSSAGDIDVYDLQALCDKVGWPRRPLTKIAASLRNSYLVATLHSITRSSETEGEERKQLIGMARATSDHAFNATIWDVLVDPSYQGQGLGKTLMEKVIRTLLQRDISNITLFADSKVVDFYKNMGFEADPQGIKGMFWYPRV; this is translated from the exons ATGGTGGCCGCCTTCGCCGTCACTCCTTCGTCCTCCAT ATGCGGCGTCTGCATCCCGACGGCGTGCCGTCCGGAGGCGCGGGGCGTAGTGCCGGCGCCGAGGTTCTTCCACAGCCGGAACCAAG CGAACAGACGGTCTGCAacagcttggtccttgaaggcCGGCCTATGGGACTCTCTCAAATCTGG GTTTTTAAAAACTAGCAATAGTACAGAGACAGTAGAGCCACTATCCACAGCACTTGAAGAAGAAGAAATTGTACCTGAGGAATTAGTGCTCCTAGAAAGGACACTACCTGATGGTAGCACAGAACAGATCTTATtttcttcagctggtgatattgATGTATATGATCTCCAGGCCTTATGTGACAAG GTAGGATGGCCACGCAGACCTCTGACAAAAATAGCGGCATCCTTAAGAAACAGCTACTTGGTCGCCACACTACATTCAATAACTAGGTCTTCGGAAACAG AGGGAGAAGAGAGGAAGCAACTGATTGGTATGGCGCGGGCAACTTCAGACCATGCGTTCAATGCTACAATCTGGGACGTCCTTGTCGATCCTTCCTATCAG GGTCAAGGTCTTGGTAAAACACTCATGGAGAAAGTGATCCGCACTCTGCTCCAGAGGGACATCAGCAACATCACACTCTTTGCAGACAGTAAAG TGGTGGACTTCTACAAGAACATGGGGTTCGAAGCCGACCCCCAGGGCATCAAGGGCATGTTCTGGTACCCCAGAGTTTAG